DNA sequence from the Scophthalmus maximus strain ysfricsl-2021 chromosome 1, ASM2237912v1, whole genome shotgun sequence genome:
tgGAGTGCAACTTCCTTTTTCACTTCAAACTCGAATATTGATTGTTCTGTCACTTTTGCCAGATGTCATGACTTAACGTAGGCTGATAAAACATTACAAAGACTCATTAAAGTCAGTGGTatgacaaaaaactaaaatccatGCTGAGATATTGTTGGTGATGTAAGAcgattgcttttagcaatgaaaagtgctctatgaatgaaatttattattattattattagataatATGATTTTTCTCATCACAAGCAGATGGTGAAGCCCCTGCAAACTTTCAGCACTTCCGTCTGCTGGTGGTGTGCTTGGGGATACTCTGCGTCCTCCTCGTGGCGAGCATCAGCGCTATCGTCTACAGTGAGTTTAACTTCAACAGACTCCATTTTCAGCAGAGCGTTTAAAGCAGCTTACTTTACATCATTCAGTCTGGGAAACACCAAAACAGAGCAGTAATTATGAATGTGAGTTCAACTTGTCTGAACTGCGCCCTTTGAATGAGTCAGTCTGTATTTCACACTTTAAATTCTGATTTGTAATGCTGACTAGTTTACTCGGcggccattttttaaaatctattttatgTTACTAGCTTGCATTAAAAGACAATGCAAAATGTTTTAGTCTCCTAACTATAAAGCATGTAATGTACAGCCCAGTGCAGGATAAGATATTTCTGAGTATTTTCGACGCAGTCATTTCAGTTCACTATTAAAATGAACGTGCAGAGTCTTGGAGGTTGCTTAGGACAAATGAGATATATCACTCACAGTTATAATTCATCAAGTTTTTGTTTATATGTGTTATAATAATAGGGTAATGTaggagtgaggaggaacaaTTTTAAAAGCTCTACCTGCTGCCGTGTTTCAGGACAATTTGACAAAACTGAGCCTTGGCTTCAAAAACCATGCTTTTCAAAGCAAGAAACAAAAGGTCCTGTTATGCTTGAACAGGACTATTTTTgaaattgtgaaatgttttttttttaatatgggGTTAATGTCACACATATCTATGTAATCTCTGGGGGGCGACATTTAAAGTGTTGCTCTTTGAAAAGTGACAGAATTACACCagagttttagggccacattgaggggGAAATATAGTGAgacttcgagaataaagtcacaatattatgagaataaagtcgtaattttatgggaataaagttgtgattttactagaaaaatgtaaaatgtatttaatattatattaccGAAATAAACAGCAACCTAGGAAACAGACCTGAGCCCTGGCAACAGCTTTCTCTGGTGTCGTAGCACACTGACAACAGGCGGCATGACACGTTTGTCAAACACTTTTGTTCGTTGACCTAGACTGAAGTTACAGCTTCATAAAGTTTCTCCACGTCCCTCATTTTAACAAGTcatctgacatttctccacttAAATCACACAGAACCAAAATTTATGACTCTATTGTCATaatattcagacttttttcttgcaatattctgacttctttttcttgtaatagtacgactttattctcgtaatattatgactttattctcaaagtgtccaattttttctctctcattgtgGCCATAACACTCAGTCCTAACAAATAGACGTCAataataaaaattgtatttatttatttattttaaactttaacaTGCTGGTGTTGCAATGTTCAGCAGCCAAATTTCCTTTTTGGGATaatggagttgttgttgttttttaaatgccccTATGTAACACTaccaaatgacaataaaatggaAATTTTAGGCAAGAAATCGATCAAACAACATCAGGAGTAAagcatatgaaaaataaactcACTCGCCTCATGCCTCCACcggttgactgactgactgatttgCTCATCTCTTTCTCACCATCACAGCAGTCTGTGTGGTCATGAACGAACAGAGAGCTTTCGCAGCAAATCTCAGCCACCTGAAAAAAGAGAACGAGCAGCTGGTCATGGAGAGAAGCATCTTAGAGAACAGGACTGAGGAGCTGACGAGAGTCAGAGATGATCTCAACTGGACACTCGAAGTCATCATGAAATTTGACAGCTTTCCAGTGACTGACTTCTGCCCTGACAAAAGTGAGTGCATCATACAGTACCTCCAGCTCTCCActtacaaatatacaaatataacatttttatgtattaagacatttgttttaacaTGCCGTAAATCCTGCATAGCCCATGCTCTGCACATGACTTCCTCCACTCTCATTTTAGAAAATCAACAgttatttaaagccccagtgtgtacattttgtacttttctggcggcactggtggtaaagttgcaaaccacaaccaactgagcacccaacaggtgacactttatggtggggcactgctaattccatttccggtttcccacCGTGCTGGAAATTCATCGTAAATGGAACATATTCTAtaccgttttctgcaaccgtatttaaaGCTGCGTTCCTTTATACCTTGGAACTCGGAAACCGGAAGTCGGGgcggtgatttttttcccgtctTCCCGAGTCGaagtggaaccggaacgcagcacaacacgacatggcaaacatggcgacttacatgGAGGTCGGGGCCCCCTAATGTTACTAAATTGAACTCACTAAtagttgaagaaaaaacattggttcgttgttgcaggtgattatacatatatgaacacacaattatggacaatatattcaatttctgtgaatacattcttgtaaatattacacactggagctttaaattGTTGTTAGCAACAAATTAGCCTTGGACGCTAGTGAAATTGCAAGCTTGTTTTGAACTAAACTGattacaaaaaactaaattccaCCAAAAACATTGAGAAACAGCTATTTTGTGAGCCCACAGATAATATTTGTGTGGTCACTGATCTGACAAAATGGCAGACGATGGTTTCAGTCAGTGTCATAAATGCTACAGATCTCTGCCCGTGGCAACTGTAACCATGATGCTGGTCGCCGTTTACCGCAAAAGGAAATTGATAAAGGACTTCACTTTAATGAATAACCAAAGAGACAGCTGCAGATTTCACTGTCCCCTTACACCCCATAGTAGACCATCGTATTTTTAATCAGAGCTAACTTGCAATGCCACAAATTGTACAGAACACCTGCGCTTTGAgctaatatttaatatttaccaTGCTCACATGCcacatgaaaatgtttgcacgtgctacttcccccctccccttcactATATTTGTATTCACTATAAAGTAAAATAACATACTGCAATTTTGTTCCATTTCTCTGCTTATTCCATGAATATAGAGTGTCAGCCATGTCAGAAAGGATGGATTTTGTTCCAGGAAAATTGCTACCTGTTTTATGAATCTGTCTATTATTGGAGGACATGGCAAGATAGCCAAAAGTTTTGCCAAAGCAAGGCTGCAAATCTGGTTGTTATTGATAGTTCACAGGAACAGGTGAGCTCTACGATCATCATGCCACATTATGCAACAACTAAAGTGCTAAGCAAGTAAcgaaaaacatactgtatactcACATAGCAACCTAAGGTTAACACACTGCAATGGGAAATaagcttgtttaaaaaaatctatacatatacagtatatcaaacATGTGGGAAGTGGAATGATTTAAACGTTTGCTCACCGTCAATCCTTAGACTTTTGAAAGTTTTAATGATCTCCCACGGTGTAACTTACAGGAATTCATCACTAATCACAGTAAGTTTTACTATGACATGTTTCATGGATACTGGTTCGGATTACATCAAAATGCTGAAGAAGACTGGATCTGGGTTGATGGACGCAACGACACTGTATGGTAAGAAAACCTCGTCAAACATTTGAATTCACTCATCACCTCAGCTTCCAAAGGTCTCACATCATTAGAGGATTTGTTAGCTCTGCAACAGGGCTCctgcataaaaacaaaatggacaaaCCTGAGATCAATGTATGGAGTTGTTTTCGTGCCACACATTAGTCTCATCCGCCTATTGACCCGTAAAAGTGTCCCAGACAATTTTGCCTTTGATGTTTTTGGAAATATGCTTTAAAGAGTCAGATTTAGAGTAAGATGAACAGATCAAAACCACCAGGATAACTTTAGTAAAGGATGTGAGTACTATTATATTTGGATGTATAAAAAGTTTGCTCTAATCTAACTGACAactatgtttttgtgtttggagGTACTGGATGAAGGAGGAATTTGCTG
Encoded proteins:
- the LOC118306781 gene encoding uncharacterized protein LOC118306781 isoform X6; its protein translation is MEEELNYATVVFKNGGRPSEEKNEDSTIYSTVKSRVPVTTVPADGEAPANFQHFRLLVVCLGILCVLLVASISAIVYTVCVVMNEQRAFAANLSHLKKENEQLVMERSILENRTEELTRVRDDLNWTLEVIMKFDSFPVTDFCPDKNWIWVDGRNDTVWYWMKEEFADSGQCAMIIPFVNPTANWDTVNCLMRNKFICESGVLIRTPVT
- the LOC118306781 gene encoding uncharacterized protein LOC118306781 isoform X5, translated to MEEELNYATVVFKNGGRPSEEKNEDSTIYSTVKSRVPVTTVPADGEAPANFQHFRLLVVCLGILCVLLVASISAIVYTVCVVMNEQRAFAANLSHLKKENEQLVMERSILENRTEELTRVRDDLNWTLEVIMKFDSFPVTDFCPDKKDWIWVDGRNDTVWYWMKEEFADSGQCAMIIPFVNPTANWDTVNCLMRNKFICESGVLIRTPVT
- the LOC118306781 gene encoding C-type lectin domain family 4 member A isoform X3, whose translation is MEEELNYATVVFKNGGRPSEEKNEDSTIYSTVKSRVPVTTVPADGEAPANFQHFRLLVVCLGILCVLLVASISAIVYICVVMNEQRAFAANLSHLKKENEQLVMERSILENRTEELTRVRDDLNWTLEVIMKFDSFPVTDFCPDKKCQPCQKGWILFQENCYLFYESVYYWRTWQDSQKFCQSKAANLVVIDSSQEQEFITNHSKFYYDMFHGYWFGLHQNAEEDWIWVDGRNDTVWYWMKEEFADSGQCAMIIPFVNPTANWDTVNCLMRNKFICESGVLIRTPVT
- the LOC118306781 gene encoding C-type lectin domain family 4 member A isoform X4, with the protein product MEEELNYATVVFKNGGRPSEEKNEDSTIYSTVKSRVPVTTVPDGEAPANFQHFRLLVVCLGILCVLLVASISAIVYICVVMNEQRAFAANLSHLKKENEQLVMERSILENRTEELTRVRDDLNWTLEVIMKFDSFPVTDFCPDKKCQPCQKGWILFQENCYLFYESVYYWRTWQDSQKFCQSKAANLVVIDSSQEQEFITNHSKFYYDMFHGYWFGLHQNAEEDWIWVDGRNDTVWYWMKEEFADSGQCAMIIPFVNPTANWDTVNCLMRNKFICESGVLIRTPVT
- the LOC118306781 gene encoding C-type lectin domain family 4 member A isoform X2 translates to MEEELNYATVVFKNGGRPSEEKNEDSTIYSTVKSRVPVTTVPDGEAPANFQHFRLLVVCLGILCVLLVASISAIVYTVCVVMNEQRAFAANLSHLKKENEQLVMERSILENRTEELTRVRDDLNWTLEVIMKFDSFPVTDFCPDKKCQPCQKGWILFQENCYLFYESVYYWRTWQDSQKFCQSKAANLVVIDSSQEQEFITNHSKFYYDMFHGYWFGLHQNAEEDWIWVDGRNDTVWYWMKEEFADSGQCAMIIPFVNPTANWDTVNCLMRNKFICESGVLIRTPVT
- the LOC118306781 gene encoding C-type lectin domain family 4 member A isoform X1; translated protein: MEEELNYATVVFKNGGRPSEEKNEDSTIYSTVKSRVPVTTVPADGEAPANFQHFRLLVVCLGILCVLLVASISAIVYTVCVVMNEQRAFAANLSHLKKENEQLVMERSILENRTEELTRVRDDLNWTLEVIMKFDSFPVTDFCPDKKCQPCQKGWILFQENCYLFYESVYYWRTWQDSQKFCQSKAANLVVIDSSQEQEFITNHSKFYYDMFHGYWFGLHQNAEEDWIWVDGRNDTVWYWMKEEFADSGQCAMIIPFVNPTANWDTVNCLMRNKFICESGVLIRTPVT